One window from the genome of Myxocyprinus asiaticus isolate MX2 ecotype Aquarium Trade chromosome 30, UBuf_Myxa_2, whole genome shotgun sequence encodes:
- the LOC127421109 gene encoding major histocompatibility complex class I-related gene protein-like: MQLFLSAIHSLWYTYTAISGIENVPEFVSVGFLDGVPLVYYDSNTRRMSPRQEWMDKSVESVYWERETQISIGFQELYKINIYIAKEHFKQTGGVHTLQVIYGCEWDDESGATSGFNQFGYDGEDLLSLDLKELRWISPVQQGFITTQKWNNDRLWLEKNKHFFSTECTE, translated from the exons ATGCAACTTTTTCTTTCAGCGATCCATTCACTGTGGTACACGTACACAGCAATATCTGGTATTGAAAATGTTCCAGAGTTTGTGTCAGTGGGCTTTCTGGATGGGGTGCCCTTAGTGTATTATGACAGCAACACTCGCAGAATGAGTCCCCGACAGGAGTGGATGGACAAGTCTGTGGAATCTGTCTACTGGGAAAGAGAGACTCAGATCTCCATAGGATTTCAAGAACTATACAAGATTAACATCTATATTGCAAAGGAGCACTTCAAGCAGACTGGGG GTGTGCACACATTACAGGTGATATACGGCTGTGAATGGGATGATGAAAGTGGAGCTACAAGTGGGTTCAACCAGTTTGGATATGATGGAGAGGACTTACTGTCTCTGGATTTGAAGGAGCTGAGATGGATTTCACCAGTGCAGCAGGGGTTCATCACCACACAGAAGTGGAACAATGACAGATTGTGGCttgagaaaaacaaacatttcttcagcACCGAGTGCACTGAGTAA
- the LOC127421111 gene encoding H-2 class I histocompatibility antigen, Q9 alpha chain-like, whose amino-acid sequence MRAVILVLLCAHVANAATHSLQYFYTAVTKGLDFPEYTAVAMVDEKQFVYYDSSIYKMIPRSDWIKNNVGQDYWDRESKIQQGSQEVFKSNVNVAMQRFNQTKGKSEHITNVAFIPNIHQTTVYGLCVLID is encoded by the exons ATGCGTGCAGTTATTCTTGTACTCCTTTGCGCTCATGTCGCTAATGCAG CCACTCATTCCCTTCAGTACTTCTACACTGCTGTCACAAAGGGGCTAGATTTCCCAGAATACACAGCTGTTGCAATGGTAGATGAAAAGCAATTTGTGTACTATGACAGCAGCATTTACAAGATGATTCCCAGGAGTGACTGGATAAAGAACAATGTTGGACAAGACTATTGGGACAGGGAGAGTAAGATTCAGCAGGGCTCTCAAGAAGTCTTCAAGAGCAATGTGAATGTTGCCATGCAGCGTTTCAATCAAACTAAAGGTAAGTCAGAACACATCACCAATGTAGCCTTTATACCCAATATACATCAGACTACTGTATATGGCCTATGTGTTTTAATAGATTAG